The sequence GTTGGCTGAAAAAAGAGTGATGCCTTACTCCCCGCGTAGCGTTTTGACCTCATCCACTTTGATATTCAGTGTCGGTTGCCCAAACTGCTGAAGCAGATAATTGCTCAAACTCACCACCTGCTCATCAGTTAATGTCTCGGCAAAACCGGGCATAAATATCTCGCCATCGTTGGTTTTGCGCGACACCCCATGGAGGATCACATTGATCAGGTTATTGGGGGTATTGGCTCCGACCACTGAGTTCTTCATCAGCGAAGGATAGTAGCCGTCTTTCACGCCATCTCCCGTAAAGCTGTGGCACGTCGCGCAGTTCCCCAGATACAAACGCGCCCCGTCAGTCGTGTTATCCGCCTTGAATGGCACACCGCGCAAGGTATTGACGCTGGTTGCCGATTGGCCCCAATCCGAGCGGCTTTGGGTTTCGTCGTCAGGATTGAGCGGTTTCAATGTGCGCAGATACACCGCCATCGCATTGAGATCACCCTCCGTCAAGTGGCGAGTACTGTTTTCAATCACTTCCGCCATTGGGCCAGCCGCCTGCCCCTTGCCGTCGACATGCCCGGTGCGCAGATATTGCACAATTTGCGCCTGACTCCAGCCGCCAATCCCGGCGTGAGGGTCTGAGGTAATATTGAATGCCGTCCAGCCGTCAATTTCAGTGCCGCTATAAGCTTTGCTCTCTTTCATTCCCATAGTGATGTTGCGCGGCGTATGGCATTCACCACAGTGACCCAATGCCTCAACAAAGTAAGCGCCCTGATTCCATTGCGCATCTTTGCTGCTATCAGGCTGGAAGCGCTGCCCTTCAAAGTTCACCAGATTCCAGAACCACAATCCCCAGCGCTGATTGAAGGGGAAAGGCATCTCATTTTCGCGGTTTGGCTGATGGACCGCCGGCAGACTGAACAGATAGGCTTTGATCGCTTTAACGTCATCATTGGTTAGCAAGGTATAGGAGGTGTAAGGGAATGCGGGATAGAGATTCTCCCCGTTTTTGCCTTTCCCCTCATGCAACGCGCGCAGAAACTCCTCATCACTCCAACTGCCAATCCCCGTCTCTTTGTCGGCGGTGATATTGGGCGAATATAAGGTGCCCATGGGCGTTTTAAAAGCCAGTCCACCGGCAAAAGGTTTACCATTTTTAGTGGTATGGCACGCCACGCAGTCGGCGGCTTTGGTCAGGTACTCACCGCGTGCAATCAGGCTCTCGTCCGCACTGGCGTAGCCGCTGATGGCGAATCCCAAGGCGATAAGCAGGGGTTTTACTGAGTGACCCAGGGTTATTTTTTTCATGTCACACCTCGGTCTTCAATGTTTCAGCGATACGCAGGGAGAGTGCCGCGATCGTCAGCGTACAGTTCACTGAGCCGACGGTTGGCATCACACTGCTGCTGGCGATAAACAGGTTTTTATGGTCATGGGTGCGGCAATCGCTATCGACCACCGAATCTTTCGGGTCGTCGCCCATGATAGTGGTACCGGTGATATGGTTATTGTTGGCAAAATTATTATTGAATTTAATTTCAGTGCCGCCCATCAACCGCGCCGCTTCGGCGTAAATCTGTTGGGTGTGTACCGCACTTTTGCGGACGTAATCGTCCATTG comes from Yersinia mollaretii ATCC 43969 and encodes:
- a CDS encoding cytochrome c encodes the protein MKKITLGHSVKPLLIALGFAISGYASADESLIARGEYLTKAADCVACHTTKNGKPFAGGLAFKTPMGTLYSPNITADKETGIGSWSDEEFLRALHEGKGKNGENLYPAFPYTSYTLLTNDDVKAIKAYLFSLPAVHQPNRENEMPFPFNQRWGLWFWNLVNFEGQRFQPDSSKDAQWNQGAYFVEALGHCGECHTPRNITMGMKESKAYSGTEIDGWTAFNITSDPHAGIGGWSQAQIVQYLRTGHVDGKGQAAGPMAEVIENSTRHLTEGDLNAMAVYLRTLKPLNPDDETQSRSDWGQSATSVNTLRGVPFKADNTTDGARLYLGNCATCHSFTGDGVKDGYYPSLMKNSVVGANTPNNLINVILHGVSRKTNDGEIFMPGFAETLTDEQVVSLSNYLLQQFGQPTLNIKVDEVKTLRGE